One Podarcis raffonei isolate rPodRaf1 chromosome 3, rPodRaf1.pri, whole genome shotgun sequence genomic region harbors:
- the OLIG3 gene encoding oligodendrocyte transcription factor 3 has product MNSDSSSLSSRASSPDMEEMYLRDHHHHHHHHHHSVSSTQSEVGQRGPGEGLSRAGSKGSSSESSKYKIKKQLSEQDLQQLRLKINGRERKRMHDLNLAMDGLREVMPYAHGPSVRKLSKIATLLLARNYILMLTSSLEEMKRLVGEIYGGHHSAFHCGTVAHSAGHPAHPPGAVHPVHPILGGALSSGGNPSPLSASLPAIGAIRPPHSLLKTPPAPPALQLGGGFQHWAGLPCPCSICQMPPPPHLSALTTTASLARISTEAKDLLK; this is encoded by the coding sequence ATGAATTCTGACTCCAGCTCTCTCTCCAGCAGAGCCTCCTCGCCAGACATGGAGGAGATGTACCTGCGggaccatcaccaccaccaccatcaccaccaccattcaGTCTCGTCGACGCAGAGCGAGGTGGGCCAGCGCGGGCCGGGCGAGGGCCTCTCTCGGGCCGGCTCCAAGGGCTCGTCGAGCGAAAGCAGCAAGTACAAGATCAAGAAGCAGCTGTCGGAGCAGGACCTGCAGCAGCTGCGGCTGAAGATCAACGGGCGCGAGCGCAAGCGGATGCACGACCTCAACCTGGCCATGGACGGGCTCCGCGAGGTGATGCCTTACGCGCACGGGCCGTCGGTGCGCAAGCTCTCCAAGATCGCCACGCTGCTGCTGGCGCGCAACTACATCCTGATGCTCACCAGCTCCCTGGAGGAGATGAAGCGGCTGGTGGGCGAGATCTACGGCGGCCACCACTCGGCCTTCCACTGCGGGACGGTGGCGCACTCCGCCGGGCACCCGGCCCACCCGCCGGGCGCCGTGCACCCTGTGCACCCCATCCTGGGCGGCGCCTTGTCCTCGGGGGGCAACCCGTCGCCGCTCTCGGCTTCCCTGCCGGCCATCGGCGCCATCCGGCCGCCGCACTCGCTGCTCAAGACCCCCCCGGCGCCGCCGGCCCTGCAGCTGGGAGGGGGCTTCCAGCACTGGGCCGGCTTGCCTTGTCCCTGCAGCATCTGCCAGATGCCCCCGCCGCCGCACCTCTCGGCTCTCACCACGACGGCCAGCCTGGCCCGGATCTCCACAGAAGCCAAGGACCTGCTGAAGTGA